The following are encoded together in the Gammaproteobacteria bacterium genome:
- a CDS encoding MerR family transcriptional regulator — protein MKQEILTGILLDEESELSLNELCQACSRSTEWIIELVDEGALEPIGQQRAQWRFPANSLQKARTAMRLQHDLGVNLAGIALALELLDNIQVLQSRLCRFEK, from the coding sequence ATGAAACAGGAAATACTAACTGGAATTCTACTTGATGAAGAAAGTGAGTTATCACTCAATGAGCTCTGCCAAGCCTGCTCGCGTTCGACCGAATGGATTATTGAACTGGTCGATGAAGGTGCACTGGAACCCATTGGTCAACAACGTGCACAATGGCGATTTCCTGCAAATAGCCTGCAAAAGGCACGTACAGCCATGCGTTTGCAGCATGATCTTGGTGTCAATCTTGCGGGTATTGCCCTGGCACTGGAGCTACTTGATAATATCCAGGTATTACAATCACGCTTATGCCGATTTGAAAAATAG